From a single Pempheris klunzingeri isolate RE-2024b chromosome 2, fPemKlu1.hap1, whole genome shotgun sequence genomic region:
- the perm1b gene encoding uncharacterized protein perm1b, translating to MDDLDHSMRIAEYDWASFYEESEECGLLQPSLACPDILSLSDSEDSENLSLLHSAGRQEPQQSPAVSSEEDENNTAGCCVEKAQINQSSSGGNQGDLTTKAWGNSEICLHYPEETETNDNITTTLQTEQLNVQSSEGGPTELKKEEENLHTGSDTCQLKQETDPLSCSQTELKANEPHAADGAVSEDVSTLRAEKERWFVTVNDNRARQRARPPSVKKKRRQKKPCKDNRMCRTPRQEKSLENGLELKTNKDNNKSEKGTDTVDVTQSNQNLNNVNKSGDYSNSEENISDLWQVSGEEDYLSEKLVTSHPPIENITEPTTDRNKHDPGSQASTLHSSFSPKGPPRWDSVESDDQDSVEFLSTHSYDSESYLSATESVEETQHFPMENQQPQSSLSLTRTGHPFNLTENTDAGNTQDRETCSDHTTPSSNATATNSEGYGATDVEPTPAFPSAGQNTNKMPDDSSTCDNDTHSTLLGMPSDTPGLQKHEINLSASGGSSGDRFSPLPVPDLTVTPCSVPDSPETYAKAAGDTRPVYAISAFWDEMEKLTINDILQLRIGRSTPPRETQETVTPNVEDPSSLVDTVESNLSDGGLMDTSDTTDSDYFTQPDDSKPDRSSCEFSTSDFEEEYWQFLGASRNPSPDPQTKNHQSTSASLFSPREEEESTSSEGKETPVPLEFEGRCFEDEDSNASLLSELARPRRIIKTKSVSNVKALNTEDLSLQLFVGKDEKSPLSSSFRSLEENTDLKPSDSLGTLIHASFLSNMDILDEHTQICLPEESEYLFTEYKAKRDSWCVAVYDPGDMSEAPVFDYTLCTFGGDIVSFSPLHDSQCGKEKPIPIFSCSHPTVRELAFPNPNYVFLSADCEEEDGVSPIRVVSRSFMQGHDFGTCAAAPRGFHSWKGLLSARKVSFHDKGSIWCRSGAWVFPVEAEKIDTKRADPPATALTERRVSSPSPSQLFRELAVQQRILEVMQTTRQEGIFSTLKQSDMCLVCIAFASWVLRSSDPEADDAWKAALLANVSALSAIQYLRQYVKKNPSQDGP from the exons ATGGATGATTTGGATCACAGTATGCGCATTGCAGAGTATGACTGGGCGAGCTTCTATGAGGAGAGTGAGGAGTGCGGTCTGCTGCAGCCTTCGCTCGCCTGCCCTGACATCTTGAGCCTGAGCGATTCAGAAGATTCAGAAAACTTAAGTTTACTCCACAGTGCAGGCCGACAGGAGCCTCAACAGAGCCCTGCTGTGAGCAGTGAGGAAGACGAAAACAACACTGCAGGTTGCTGCGTGGAAAAAGCGCAGATTAATCAGAGCAGTTCAGGAGGAAATCAAGGTGATCTTACAACAAAAGCGTGGGGGAACTCTGAAATATGCCTCCATTACCCTGAAGAGACAGAGACGAATGACAACATCACAACCACTCTGCAAACTGAGCAACTGAATGTTCAGTCCTCAGAGGGAGGGCCAACAGAgctgaaaaaagaagaggaaaatcTGCATACAGGGAGTGACACGTGTCAACTCAAACAGGAAACTGACCCTCTTTCTTGCAGCCAAACAGAACTAAAAGCAAATGAGCCACACGCTGCGGACGGAGCTGTGAGCGAGGACGTGAGCACTTTAAGAGCAGAAAAAGAGCGCTGGTTCGTGACAGTGAATGACAATCGCGCACGACAGCGGGCGCGTCCTCCCTCCGTGAAAAAAAAacgaagacaaaaaaaaccttgtAAGGACAATCGCATGTGCAGAACCCCCAGGCAGGAGAAATCACTTGAAAATGGGTTGGAGttgaagacaaacaaagacaataacAAATCTGAGAAAGGGACGGACACAGTGGATGTCACACAATCAAACCAAAACttgaataatgtaaataaatctGGAGATTATTCAAACTCTGAggaaaacatttcagatttatGGCAGGTGTCTGGTGAAGAAGACTATTTGTCGGAAAAACTGGTAACGTCTCATCCACCCATAGAAAATATCACAGAGCCAacgacagacagaaacaaacatgacCCAGGTAGCCAAGCATCCACACTGCATAGCTCATTTTCACCCAAAGGTCCTCCACGGTGGGACAGTGTGGAGTCTGACGATCAGGATAGTGTTGAGTTCCTCTCTACTCACAGTTATGACTCCGAAAGCTACCTGTCAGCTACTGAGTCAGTGGAGGAAACTCAGCATTTTCCTATGGAAAACCAACAACCCCAAAGCTCATTATCTCTGACAAGAACAGGTCATCCGTTCAATCTGACTGAGAATACCGATGCAGGCAATACACAGGACCGAGAAACGTGTTCGGATCACACCACTCCCTCTAGCAATGCGACAGCTACTAACTCTGAAGGTTATGGAGCCACCGATGTTGAGCCCACCCCAGCATTTCCATCTGCTgggcaaaacacaaacaaaatgccaGATGACAGCTCCACATGTGATAACGACACACACAGCACGCTGCTCGGCATGCCCTCGGATACACCTGGACTCCAGAAACATGAAATTAATCTTTCAGCATCTGGTGGCTCTTCGGGGGATCGGTTTAGTCCTCTCCCTGTTCCTGATTTAACTGTAACACCTTGCTCTGTGCCCGACAGCCCTGAAACATATGCCAAAGCTGCGGGCGACACTCGACCTGTGTACGCCATTTCTGCTTTTTGggatgaaatggaaaaactgaCGATAAATGATATTTTACAGCTCAGGATTGGTAGGAGCACACCTCCCAGGGAGACACAAGAAACAGTGACACCTAACGTAGAGGATCCCAGCTCTTTGGTTGACACAGTGGAGTCTAATTTGTCTGACGGTGGTCTCATGGACACATCTGACACCACTGACTCAGACTATTTCACACAGCCTGACGACTCCAAACCAGATCGCTCAAGCTGCGAGTTCTCCACCTCCGATTTTGAAGAAGAGTACTGGCAGTTTCTCGGCGCCAGCAGGAACCCCAGTCCTGACCCTCAAACCAAAAACCACCAAAGCACAAGtgcctctctcttctctccacgTGAGGAAGAAGAGTCCACGAGCTCTGAGGGAAAGGAGACACCTGTGCCTTTGGAGTTTGAAGGGCGATGCTTTGAGGATGAGGACTCCAATGCTTCACTTTTAAGCGAACTTGCGCGGCCAAGACGGATAATTAAAACTAAAAGTGTGAGCAATGTAAAAGCTCTTAACACAGAGGACTTATCTCTGCAGTTGTTTGTCGGTAAAGATGAGAAAAGCCCACTTTCCAGCAGCTTTCGATCtctggaggaaaacacagatttaaaaccAAGTGACAGCCTGGGAACACTAATACATGCATCTTTTCTATCCAACATGGACATACTGGATGAACATACTCAAATATGCCTCCCTGAAGAGTCTGAATACCTTTTCACAGAGTATAAAGCAAAGAGAGACTCCTGGTGTGTCGCTGTGTACGATCCAGGGGACATGTCAGAGGCTCCTGTGTTTGACTACACTCTTTGTACATTCGGGGGTGACATTGTATCATTCTCCCCCCTCCATGATTCCCAGTGCGGCAAGGAGAAACCCATCCCCATCTTCTCTTGTTCTCATCCAACCGTCAGAGAACTCGCATTCCCAAATCCGAACTATGTTTTCCTGAGCGCTGACTGCGAGGAGGAGGATGGCGTCTCTCCGATCAGAGTTGTGTCTCGTTCTTTCATGCAGGGCCATGACTTTGGGACGTGTGCAGCAGCCCCACGTGGATTTCACAGCTGGAAGGGTTTGCTGTCCGCAAGGAAGGTTAGCTTCCACGACAAAGGTAGCATCTGGTGCAGGTCTGGGGCCTGGGTGTTTCCAGTCGAGGctgagaagattgacaccaaGAGAGCAGATCCACCAGCAACTGCGCTCACTGAGAGGAGagtttcttctccttctccttctcagTTGTTTAGAGAGTTGGCAGTGCAGCAGAGGATTTTGGAAGTTATGCAAACAACAA GACAAGAGGGAATCTTCTCCACACTGAAGCAGTCAGATATGTGTTTGGTCTGCATCGCTTTTGCCTCCTGGGTATTAAGATCCTCTGATCCAGAAGCTGATGATGCCTGGAAAGCAG CTCTGCTAGCCAATGTGAGCGCTCTATCGGCCATCCAGTACCTGCGGCAGTACGTGAAGAAGAATCCTTCTCAAGATGGCCCCTGA
- the c2h1orf159 gene encoding uncharacterized protein C1orf159 homolog has product MALSFLLVLAATVILIRPETPVTKALHQNSLECCGEKQRSNNSCSNDTHCEPGCFLRVLENSNTVCILCDSAAVDMENVTVCTYNYTVERKNHTTVTTVIPKIGGPGVAASLLLGTLLISLFLILSVASFFYLKRSNRLPGIFYRRNKAFIFQPSETAVMIPSSTVRKPRYVRRERPSTTSTLNNATVPTTSTTQVFNV; this is encoded by the exons ATGGCTCTGTCCTTCCTCTTGGTGTTGGCTGCAACTGTGATTCTTATCAGACCCGAGACACCTGTAACAAAG gCCCTTCACCAGAACTCACTGGAGTGCTGCGGCGAGAAGCAGAGATCCAACAATTCGTGTTCAAATGACACTCACTGTGAACCAG GATGCTTTCTGCGCGTCCTTGAAAACAGCAACACTGTCTGCATACTCTGTGACTCAGCAGCTGTGGATATGGAGAACGTAACAGTCTGCACCTACA ACTACACAGTGGAGAGGAAAAACCACACAACTGTAACTACTGTCATTCCTAAAATTG GAGGGCCAGGTGTGGCAGCCTCTCTTCTTCTGGGAACGCTATTGATCAGCCTGTTCCTGATCCTCTCCGTCGCCTCCTTTTTCTACCTCAAACGTTCCAACCGTCTCCCGGGCATCTTCTACCGCCGCAACAAGG ccttCATATTCCAACCAAGTGAGACA GCGGTCATGATCCCCTCCTCTACAG TGAGGAAGCCAAGATATGTCAGAAGGGAGCGGCCCTCCACAACGTCAACACTGAATAATGCCACGGTACCCACCACATCTACTACCCAAGTCTTTAAcgtgtag